The Actinomadura sp. WMMB 499 genome includes a window with the following:
- a CDS encoding TetR/AcrR family transcriptional regulator, translating into MSTTSSRRLPRGRYALAPEEVARIQRERLCRAMADVMAEKGYAATAVEDVLKHAGVSRQTFYRVFSSKQDCFLASFEMACAASLDGLTDPVTGGDDPLERCEAALTRYLGTVAAEQPFARLFLIEVFAAGPEALHRRAERETAMTAAIAGLLGVTDDAGRFTCRMAVSAICAMVAPPVAAGDLDALRAVGPAMVAHVRRLWEAGAFGAGTGPAR; encoded by the coding sequence ATGAGTACCACATCGTCGCGCCGGTTGCCGCGAGGGCGGTATGCGCTGGCCCCGGAGGAAGTGGCCCGGATCCAGCGCGAGCGGCTGTGCCGCGCGATGGCGGACGTCATGGCGGAGAAGGGGTACGCCGCGACCGCCGTGGAGGACGTGCTGAAGCACGCGGGGGTGTCGCGGCAGACCTTCTACCGGGTCTTCTCTTCCAAGCAGGACTGCTTCCTCGCCTCGTTCGAGATGGCCTGCGCCGCGTCCCTGGACGGGCTGACGGACCCCGTGACCGGCGGCGACGACCCGCTGGAGCGGTGCGAGGCCGCGCTGACCCGCTACCTCGGGACGGTCGCCGCGGAGCAGCCCTTCGCCCGGCTGTTCCTGATCGAGGTGTTCGCGGCGGGCCCGGAGGCGCTGCACCGCCGCGCCGAGCGGGAGACCGCCATGACGGCCGCGATCGCGGGCCTGCTGGGGGTGACCGACGACGCCGGCCGGTTCACCTGCCGGATGGCGGTGTCGGCGATCTGCGCGATGGTGGCCCCGCCGGTCGCCGCCGGCGACCTGGACGCGCTGCGGGCGGTCGGGCCCGCGATGGTCGCGCACGTCCGGCGGCTCTGGGAGGCGGGCGCGTTCGGCGCGGGCACCGGCCCCGCCCGCTGA
- a CDS encoding lipase family protein has protein sequence MSTPVRRLLRAAVACGMGVALAATALQAPAAAAPQEFAPPAEDPFYTPPRPLPAGEPGDVIRSRESLFTLDPFGRTPVEDVTSTQVMYRTQNVQGAPIAVSGTVLVPERQWGGPGERPLVTYGVGTRGLGDACAPSYTLTQGLDYEMFFISDALNKGWAVAVTDMQGLGTPGLHTYEVGKAQGMAALDMARAAQRLPGTGLAGSPVAAAGYSQGGTTAGWAAELAASYAPELDLKGAVAGGVPADLRAVAANLDGNLFAAFMFMSAAGYDAAYPELDLESFLNDAGRELMATASDTCIASVDGIATFAETAFKNVGDFTTSDPLATPQWQARLDENKLGSTAPAVPVLQTQAVYDQIIPFEQADTLHKAWCAKGANVTWKTYTIAEHATGMLWSWPDAVTFLTDRFAGKPAQGNCAA, from the coding sequence ATGTCCACACCAGTCCGCCGGCTCCTGCGCGCGGCGGTCGCCTGCGGGATGGGGGTCGCGCTCGCCGCGACCGCCCTGCAGGCGCCGGCCGCGGCCGCTCCGCAGGAGTTCGCGCCTCCCGCCGAGGACCCGTTCTACACACCGCCGCGGCCGCTCCCCGCGGGCGAACCCGGCGACGTCATCCGCTCGCGCGAGTCGCTCTTCACCCTCGACCCGTTCGGCCGCACCCCCGTCGAGGACGTCACGTCGACGCAGGTCATGTACCGGACGCAGAACGTGCAGGGCGCCCCGATCGCGGTGTCCGGCACCGTGCTCGTCCCGGAACGGCAGTGGGGCGGGCCGGGGGAGCGGCCCCTGGTCACCTACGGGGTCGGGACGCGCGGGCTCGGCGACGCGTGCGCGCCGTCGTACACCCTCACCCAGGGGCTCGACTACGAGATGTTCTTCATCTCCGACGCGCTCAACAAGGGCTGGGCGGTCGCCGTCACCGACATGCAGGGCCTCGGGACGCCCGGCCTGCACACCTACGAGGTCGGCAAGGCCCAGGGCATGGCGGCCCTGGACATGGCGCGGGCCGCGCAGCGCCTCCCCGGGACGGGCCTCGCCGGAAGCCCCGTCGCCGCGGCGGGCTACTCGCAGGGAGGGACGACCGCGGGCTGGGCCGCCGAGCTGGCCGCGTCCTACGCGCCCGAACTCGACCTGAAGGGCGCCGTCGCCGGCGGCGTCCCCGCGGACCTGCGGGCCGTCGCCGCGAACCTGGACGGCAACCTGTTCGCCGCGTTCATGTTCATGTCCGCCGCCGGGTACGACGCCGCCTACCCGGAGCTCGACCTCGAGTCGTTCCTCAACGACGCGGGCCGGGAGCTGATGGCGACGGCGTCCGACACCTGCATCGCCAGCGTCGACGGGATCGCCACGTTCGCCGAGACGGCGTTCAAGAACGTCGGCGACTTCACCACCAGCGACCCGCTGGCGACGCCACAGTGGCAGGCGCGGCTGGACGAGAACAAGCTCGGCTCGACCGCGCCGGCCGTTCCCGTCCTGCAGACGCAGGCCGTGTACGACCAGATCATCCCGTTCGAGCAGGCGGACACGCTGCACAAGGCGTGGTGCGCCAAGGGCGCGAACGTGACCTGGAAGACCTACACGATCGCCGAGCACGCCACCGGCATGCTGTGGTCGTGGCCCGACGCGGTCACCTTCCTCACCGACCGCTTCGCCGGGAAGCCGGCGCAGGGCAACTGCGCGGCCTGA
- the lipB gene encoding lipoyl(octanoyl) transferase LipB, whose product MHGQLVSGLAARRRGDHPLRVIESDVVEYTEAIATMDRMVRDRQDDRIDDTLWLLSHPRTYTVGRRTPPHERPDPAHGIPVVETRRGGKLTYHSPEQIVGYPVLKLAEPADVVGLIRDIEHVLVAVLGELGVPAERRDTPKGSPLLTGVWTAEGRKIVSLGMYISRGVSAHGFAMDVDADPEPWTWAVPCGMPDVEMTSVCRERERRGLPPVTQPEVRRLITDAWKRET is encoded by the coding sequence GTGCACGGACAACTGGTGAGCGGGCTGGCGGCGCGGCGGCGCGGCGACCATCCGCTGCGCGTGATCGAGAGCGACGTCGTCGAGTACACCGAGGCCATCGCGACCATGGACCGGATGGTGCGCGACCGGCAGGACGACCGGATCGACGACACACTGTGGCTACTGTCACACCCCCGCACCTACACGGTCGGGCGCCGGACGCCGCCGCACGAGCGCCCGGATCCGGCGCACGGCATCCCGGTGGTGGAGACGCGGCGCGGCGGGAAGCTGACGTACCACTCGCCGGAGCAGATCGTCGGGTACCCGGTGCTGAAGCTGGCGGAGCCGGCCGACGTGGTCGGGCTGATCCGCGACATCGAGCACGTCCTGGTGGCGGTGCTCGGCGAGTTGGGCGTCCCCGCCGAGCGGCGCGACACCCCGAAGGGGAGCCCGCTGCTGACCGGCGTCTGGACGGCCGAGGGCCGCAAGATCGTCTCGCTCGGGATGTACATCTCGCGGGGTGTCAGCGCGCACGGTTTCGCGATGGACGTCGACGCCGACCCGGAGCCGTGGACGTGGGCGGTCCCGTGCGGGATGCCGGACGTCGAGATGACGTCGGTGTGCCGCGAGCGGGAGCGGCGCGGGCTGCCGCCCGTCACCCAGCCCGAGGTGCGGCGGCTGATCACCGACGCCTGGAAGCGCGAGACCTGA